A single Triticum dicoccoides isolate Atlit2015 ecotype Zavitan chromosome 2A, WEW_v2.0, whole genome shotgun sequence DNA region contains:
- the LOC119355610 gene encoding uncharacterized protein LOC119355610 encodes MGLSVIAPPAGDSASPAHRRARRAFLVSNYMILGAASGCGFLTLSLRLVPSVDGFLLILLHALTVAAAVAGCAVIAAPDPPRGRVYTAHMSATVVVSILQGAAAVLAFSRTAEFLADGLRSYVREEDGAVILRMIGGLGIAIFCLEWVALALAFVLRYYAYVDRECGGNPMRRSAKVGGEDGAGNWPWPFQV; translated from the coding sequence ATGGGCCTCTCGGTGATCGCTCCGCCGGCCGGCGACTCGGCGTCCCCGGCGCACCGCCGCGCGCGCCGCGCCTTCCTCGTGTCCAACTACATGATCCTCGGCGCGGCGTCCGGGTGCGGCTTCCTCACGCTCTCGCTCCGCCTGGTGCCCTCCGTCGACGGCTTCCTCCTCATCCTGCTCCACGCGCTCACCGTGGCGGCCGCCGTGGCCGGGTGCGCCGTCATCGCGGCGCCCGACCCGCCGCGGGGCCGCGTCTACACCGCCCACATGTCCGCCACCGTCGTCGTGTCCATCCTGCAGGGCGCCGCCGCCGTGCTCGCCTTCTCCCGcaccgccgagttcctcgccgacgGGCTCCGGTCCTACGTCCGCGAGGAGGACGGCGCCGTCATCCTGCGCATGATCGGGGGCCTCGGCATCGCCATCTTCTGCCTCGAGTGGGTCGCCCTCGCGCTCGCCTTCGTCCTCAGGTACTACGCCTACGTCGACAGGGAGTGCGGCGGCAACCCCATGCGCCGCAGCGCCAAGGTCGGCGGCGAGGACGGCGCCGGCAACTGGCCGTGGCCGTTCCAGGTCTGA